The Epilithonimonas zeae genome contains a region encoding:
- a CDS encoding DUF6452 family protein, with amino-acid sequence MKNLILFFGFLLLLTSCGGDDDICLSADSTPRLKLKFKSAANTSNQLVRIDTLYVDVDYGKADLTNIITAQANVDSIFVPMRVDASPYTDIYFRTRKEGPRSKLRINYTTKAIYVSPACGYKINYENLNAELLESNPVQNVESNHTSLTDETRINFYLRF; translated from the coding sequence ATGAAGAATTTAATATTGTTTTTCGGATTTTTATTACTTCTCACCAGTTGTGGAGGAGATGATGATATCTGTCTGAGTGCTGATTCTACGCCAAGATTGAAACTTAAATTTAAAAGTGCAGCCAATACGAGTAATCAATTGGTTAGAATTGATACACTTTACGTAGATGTAGATTATGGAAAAGCCGATTTAACCAATATCATTACTGCCCAAGCCAATGTGGATTCTATTTTTGTTCCGATGCGAGTGGATGCTTCTCCTTATACTGATATTTATTTTAGAACAAGAAAAGAAGGGCCAAGAAGTAAGTTAAGGATTAACTATACGACAAAAGCCATTTATGTTTCTCCTGCGTGTGGTTATAAAATTAATTATGAAAACCTGAATGCCGAGCTTTTGGAAAGTAATCCTGTACAAAATGTCGAATCCAATCATACTTCATTAACTGATGAAACTAGAATCAATTTTTATCTTCGTTTTTAG
- a CDS encoding TlpA family protein disulfide reductase, whose protein sequence is MKKYLFLLLIAFMAVSCSKVKVEGNIKGGSPLERIEFIEASGVATLPLINLGVDDKGNFKGEFNAPKNGMYAMTYAGKMNFIYLKKGQTLKVSGEATSFPEVYKIEGDAKKNNDFITETQKYLQSYSSKLNMQLLQKKEADFLTEIKKVHSDLEKNLDETADKIGPDSDVVKLKKDELTTNILTFLVQYESTHGQTIGDPSFKVSKVFTDYEKSLTKNNDRMVENLPVYRNYLLNKVGQDFQNFAVKQKDKDNVSMSTIFARFLATNKEMSQKTKDYLLAFVIAKFDLNPYTSEVEKVQKVSEEYIKDSEVKKDLNSAINAVFGLKKGEVAPKVNLVKLDGKSGNIETNGKPTLVMSYASWNPYIGQSTIPVLKEVVNFYKAKVNFAFVNLDDTKEQFTKTANAMLKGIPGTNYYAEGGLASDYAKKFFIYGFKIPGFFLIDKDGKVASQTFYNLGDAKFVEEMNKISGLQAPSVNQGAQLQNDLLQKAPANADSAATK, encoded by the coding sequence ATGAAAAAATACTTATTTCTTCTTTTAATTGCTTTTATGGCAGTGTCTTGCTCTAAGGTTAAAGTTGAAGGAAATATCAAAGGAGGTTCTCCTTTGGAAAGAATTGAATTTATAGAAGCTTCTGGTGTTGCTACTTTACCATTGATCAATCTTGGGGTTGATGATAAAGGAAACTTCAAAGGTGAGTTCAATGCGCCAAAAAATGGAATGTATGCGATGACTTACGCTGGGAAAATGAATTTCATTTATCTTAAAAAAGGTCAAACTTTAAAAGTTTCTGGTGAAGCTACATCATTTCCTGAAGTTTATAAAATTGAAGGTGATGCTAAGAAAAATAACGACTTCATTACAGAAACTCAAAAATATCTTCAGTCTTATAGTTCTAAATTGAATATGCAATTGCTTCAGAAAAAAGAAGCTGATTTCTTAACTGAAATTAAGAAGGTACATTCTGATCTTGAGAAAAATTTGGATGAGACGGCTGACAAAATCGGACCAGATAGTGATGTTGTTAAACTTAAAAAAGATGAGTTAACAACAAATATTTTAACTTTCTTGGTTCAATACGAATCTACTCACGGACAAACAATAGGAGATCCATCTTTCAAAGTTTCTAAAGTTTTTACAGATTATGAAAAATCTTTGACAAAGAACAATGACAGAATGGTAGAAAATCTTCCGGTTTATAGAAATTATCTTTTGAATAAAGTAGGACAGGATTTCCAAAACTTTGCAGTTAAGCAGAAAGACAAAGACAATGTAAGTATGTCTACAATTTTTGCTAGATTTTTAGCGACTAACAAAGAGATGTCTCAGAAAACAAAAGATTATTTGTTGGCCTTTGTGATTGCTAAATTTGATCTTAATCCTTACACAAGTGAAGTAGAAAAAGTTCAGAAAGTCAGCGAAGAATATATCAAAGATTCTGAAGTTAAGAAAGATCTTAATTCTGCGATCAATGCTGTTTTTGGATTGAAGAAAGGAGAAGTTGCTCCAAAAGTTAATCTTGTAAAACTAGACGGAAAATCCGGAAATATAGAAACTAATGGTAAGCCAACTTTGGTGATGAGCTATGCGTCTTGGAATCCTTACATTGGACAATCTACAATCCCTGTTCTAAAAGAAGTGGTTAATTTCTACAAGGCTAAAGTTAACTTTGCTTTTGTAAATCTTGATGACACTAAAGAACAATTTACTAAAACAGCTAATGCAATGTTGAAAGGAATTCCTGGAACTAATTATTATGCTGAAGGAGGATTAGCTTCTGACTATGCTAAAAAATTCTTTATCTATGGATTCAAAATTCCTGGATTTTTCTTGATTGACAAAGACGGAAAAGTGGCTAGCCAAACTTTTTATAATCTTGGTGATGCTAAGTTTGTAGAAGAAATGAATAAAATTTCTGGTTTACAAGCACCATCTGTAAATCAAGGTGCACAATTACAAAATGATCTGTTGCAAAAGGCTCCGGCAAATGCAGACTCTGCAGCAACAAAATAA
- a CDS encoding OmpA family protein, which produces MKQNLLSLVAIGLLLPMSLAGQKVSTDANSGSQNVSPFTQASKRFNDWSISVGAGVPLIQSADMTSIKNGNGKNLFGYSAYISVDKAITHAFGLNLQYDRGETRQGQVNTKDHKPLEGNYPAGRTQYDAISILGDVNFSNLLRRVDNKSPFRWALHGYAGIGTLAYRSYRQDPGPYNQTLNFESKPFKIGSLFGQAGAGLKFKINNRFDIEGRLMYVVTGDDEFDGAGVGQNGYNLTEDQISDNFFNGTLGITFKLGKHESHLMWHDPLQEIYYKLDVLNDKTQDLEVCKKGDVDNDGVCDDWDRQLDTPAGARVDGAGVALDVDLDGVIDLYDKCVTVPGPVENQGCPYPSNTTTGVVTDGERIMKGIEFDLNSDRILPSNTPILTQAINYINASNSNFKVIGGTDTRSSDEYNQKLSERRANNVKDYLIQNGADKAKLEAIGRGEKDLLYPECEPAEKCPEWKNRANRRVYFEAK; this is translated from the coding sequence ATGAAACAAAATTTATTATCATTAGTAGCAATAGGATTATTGTTACCTATGAGTTTAGCAGGTCAGAAGGTATCGACAGATGCTAACTCTGGATCTCAGAATGTTTCTCCATTTACTCAAGCATCAAAAAGATTCAATGATTGGTCTATATCGGTTGGTGCAGGTGTACCTTTGATTCAGTCTGCGGATATGACCTCTATCAAAAACGGAAATGGTAAAAACCTTTTTGGATATTCTGCTTATATCAGTGTAGATAAAGCTATAACACATGCCTTTGGTCTTAATCTACAGTATGACCGTGGAGAAACAAGACAAGGTCAAGTAAATACAAAGGATCATAAGCCTTTAGAAGGTAATTATCCAGCCGGTAGAACTCAGTATGATGCAATTTCAATCTTAGGAGACGTTAATTTTTCTAACCTCCTAAGAAGAGTAGATAACAAATCTCCTTTTAGATGGGCATTACATGGTTATGCAGGTATTGGTACTTTAGCATATAGATCTTATAGACAAGATCCAGGTCCTTATAACCAAACTCTTAATTTTGAATCTAAGCCTTTCAAAATAGGATCATTATTCGGTCAGGCTGGAGCAGGTCTTAAATTTAAAATCAATAATAGATTTGACATTGAAGGAAGATTAATGTATGTTGTTACTGGTGATGATGAATTTGATGGGGCTGGAGTTGGTCAAAATGGTTACAACTTGACAGAAGATCAAATTTCTGATAATTTCTTCAACGGAACTCTAGGTATTACCTTCAAACTTGGGAAACATGAATCTCACTTGATGTGGCATGATCCATTACAAGAAATCTATTACAAATTAGATGTTCTTAATGACAAAACTCAGGATCTTGAAGTTTGTAAAAAAGGAGATGTAGATAATGATGGTGTTTGTGACGATTGGGACAGACAGTTAGATACTCCAGCTGGAGCTAGAGTAGATGGGGCTGGTGTTGCATTGGATGTAGATTTAGATGGTGTTATCGATCTTTATGACAAATGTGTTACGGTTCCAGGACCAGTAGAAAATCAAGGTTGTCCTTATCCTTCTAATACAACTACAGGCGTTGTAACAGATGGGGAAAGAATTATGAAAGGAATTGAATTTGATTTGAATTCTGATAGAATCCTACCTTCTAATACACCAATTCTTACTCAAGCGATTAATTATATCAATGCTTCTAATTCTAATTTTAAAGTAATTGGAGGAACAGATACAAGATCATCTGATGAATATAACCAAAAGCTTTCTGAAAGAAGAGCTAACAATGTGAAAGATTATCTAATCCAAAACGGTGCAGATAAAGCAAAATTGGAGGCTATCGGAAGAGGAGAAAAAGATCTTCTTTATCCAGAATGTGAACCAGCTGAAAAGTGCCCTGAATGGAAAAACAGAGCAAACAGAAGAGTATATTTTGAAGCTAAATAA
- the rlmD gene encoding 23S rRNA (uracil(1939)-C(5))-methyltransferase RlmD: protein MKRKKNLILENIKLLSAGAKGVSVGKTAEGKTVLVSGAVPGDLVNVRVKKAKSNYYEGEAVDILEYSEDRVEPKCIHFGTCGGCKWQNIAYEKQLDFKHNEVVNNITRIGGVSGFEIIPILGSEEQYFYRNKMEFSFSNARWLTQYEISSEENFGNRDALGFHIPGMWSKILDLKECFLQEDPSNQIRLAVKKYAIENGLEFYDVKAQEGFLRTLMMRQNSKGEWMVLFQLFKEMKAERIQLFDFLLSQFPQIKTLVFAINPKGNDSIYDLDIQTYFGEGFLYEEMDGLKFKIGPKSFFQTNYRQALELYRKTLEFAELTGDQVVYDLYTGTGTIAQYVARNAKHVIGIEAVQEAIDAAIEHAELNGLNNTTFYAGDMKNVFNDEFLANHPKADVLITDPPRDGMHQKVVEQILKLAPERIVYVSCNSATQARDIALMKDDYELVKILPVDMFPQTHHVENIALLIKK from the coding sequence ATGAAGAGAAAAAAGAATCTTATTCTTGAAAATATCAAACTCCTTTCTGCAGGTGCGAAAGGAGTTTCTGTTGGTAAGACTGCAGAAGGAAAAACCGTTTTGGTTTCTGGAGCAGTTCCCGGAGATTTGGTGAATGTTAGAGTCAAGAAAGCGAAAAGTAATTATTACGAAGGCGAAGCTGTAGATATTTTAGAATATTCTGAAGATCGTGTTGAACCAAAGTGTATCCATTTCGGAACTTGTGGTGGTTGCAAATGGCAGAATATTGCCTATGAGAAACAACTTGATTTCAAACATAACGAAGTTGTAAATAATATTACAAGAATCGGAGGTGTTTCCGGATTTGAAATTATTCCAATTTTGGGTTCAGAAGAGCAATATTTCTACAGAAACAAAATGGAGTTTTCTTTTTCCAATGCTCGTTGGTTGACTCAATATGAAATTAGTTCAGAAGAAAATTTTGGTAATAGAGATGCACTGGGATTTCATATTCCAGGGATGTGGAGTAAGATTCTTGACTTGAAAGAATGTTTTTTGCAAGAAGATCCATCAAACCAAATTAGGTTAGCTGTAAAAAAATATGCAATTGAAAACGGCTTGGAATTTTATGATGTCAAAGCTCAGGAAGGTTTCTTGAGAACGTTGATGATGCGTCAGAATTCTAAAGGAGAATGGATGGTCCTTTTCCAATTATTTAAGGAAATGAAAGCCGAGAGAATCCAATTATTCGATTTTCTTTTAAGCCAATTCCCACAAATCAAAACGCTTGTATTTGCCATCAATCCAAAAGGAAATGACAGCATCTACGATTTGGATATCCAAACTTATTTTGGTGAAGGTTTTCTTTATGAAGAGATGGATGGATTGAAATTCAAAATCGGACCAAAATCTTTCTTCCAGACCAATTACCGTCAGGCTTTAGAACTTTACAGAAAAACATTGGAGTTTGCTGAATTAACTGGTGACCAAGTTGTATACGATCTTTATACAGGAACTGGAACAATTGCTCAATATGTGGCGAGAAATGCCAAACACGTTATTGGAATCGAAGCTGTACAAGAGGCTATTGATGCAGCTATAGAACACGCAGAACTGAATGGTCTTAACAATACGACTTTCTACGCTGGTGATATGAAAAATGTCTTCAATGATGAGTTTTTAGCCAATCATCCAAAAGCTGATGTTTTGATTACAGATCCACCAAGAGACGGCATGCACCAAAAAGTAGTAGAACAAATCCTGAAGTTAGCCCCAGAAAGAATCGTTTACGTAAGCTGTAATTCTGCAACACAAGCCAGAGATATTGCTTTGATGAAAGATGATTATGAATTGGTGAAAATTCTTCCGGTTGATATGTTTCCGCAAACACATCACGTAGAGAATATTGCTTTGTTAATCAAAAAATAA
- the folK gene encoding 2-amino-4-hydroxy-6-hydroxymethyldihydropteridine diphosphokinase, translating into MLLGSNINNPEKNIEIALEKIENQAGAILNKSELIITKPVEFESYNNFCNIAIKLKTHFSPIKLLSEMKAIEKSMGRVSDSAALGAYRDRIIDIDIILYNNIKFISKRLIIPHYKNLYERDFAKRIINELK; encoded by the coding sequence TTGTTACTCGGAAGTAATATAAATAATCCGGAAAAAAACATCGAGATTGCTCTTGAAAAAATAGAAAATCAAGCGGGTGCAATATTAAATAAATCTGAATTAATAATAACAAAACCTGTAGAGTTTGAAAGTTATAATAATTTTTGTAATATTGCAATTAAATTAAAAACACATTTTTCACCTATAAAACTACTTTCTGAGATGAAAGCTATCGAGAAGAGTATGGGTCGTGTAAGCGATTCTGCTGCTCTAGGAGCTTATCGGGATAGGATTATAGACATTGATATAATATTATATAACAATATAAAATTTATTTCGAAGCGGTTAATTATTCCTCATTACAAAAACCTCTATGAAAGAGACTTTGCCAAAAGGATTATTAACGAACTGAAGTAG
- a CDS encoding DUF6048 family protein, which produces MKLESIFIFVFSLFCISTFSQNKAEEKKSDSIKWQYKPNLTVGVDVLNLGIGFFSDRKLFQGYVSSRINKRVHAVIDLGYDKNVYQKNGYDAKVDGIFAKVGGYYMLSMDSENDLNGFYAGGKLAGSFYNQEYMAIPVKGLNSEGVTIAFDPSTQSSYWIEAMLGARVQVFESNFFIDVNLQPRYLAYTTKQDEIEPMIVPGFGRSSGSFTMGFSWSLAYKF; this is translated from the coding sequence ATGAAACTAGAATCAATTTTTATCTTCGTTTTTAGTCTGTTTTGTATTTCTACTTTTTCTCAGAATAAAGCAGAAGAGAAAAAGTCAGATTCGATTAAATGGCAATATAAACCCAATCTTACAGTAGGCGTAGATGTACTGAATCTTGGAATTGGCTTCTTTAGCGATAGAAAATTATTTCAAGGCTATGTCTCGAGTAGGATCAACAAAAGAGTTCACGCTGTAATAGATTTAGGTTACGACAAAAACGTTTATCAGAAGAATGGCTACGATGCTAAAGTTGATGGGATTTTTGCTAAAGTTGGAGGATATTATATGTTATCTATGGATTCTGAAAATGACCTGAATGGTTTCTATGCTGGCGGAAAATTGGCAGGTAGCTTCTATAATCAGGAATATATGGCAATTCCTGTAAAAGGTCTTAATAGTGAAGGTGTAACCATAGCTTTTGATCCTTCCACGCAAAGCAGTTATTGGATAGAAGCAATGTTGGGCGCAAGGGTTCAGGTTTTTGAAAGCAACTTCTTCATAGATGTGAATTTACAGCCTCGATATTTAGCTTATACAACCAAACAAGATGAGATAGAACCAATGATTGTTCCTGGTTTTGGAAGAAGTTCAGGAAGTTTTACGATGGGATTTAGCTGGAGTTTAGCTTACAAATTTTAG
- the sppA gene encoding signal peptide peptidase SppA: MKSFFKLVLANLTAIFIVTAGLFLFFIGFIILSSLSGGTDVKSDSVLTLDLKTKIIDSPSEDQEEIFAFKTEETPVLLYNVLKAIENAKTDDKIKGISLEMDNINAGMTQLDDIRNALKDFKKSGKFVYAYGNAVSQGAYYLGSVADKYYLNPAGLIELKGLSTEVTFFKNFAEKYGIGIQVIRHGKFKAAVEPFLRDEISPENKEQLSTLLNDIWSNTSTKIANSRNIPVAELNTITDSLYSYLPNLSLKYKLADQLIQKSEYDNIIKKKLNINTDKKLNKISFAKYSQSLESDSNGKKIAILYASGAIYNGKGYDGIYSENFVKEIKKLQKDDDVKAVVFRINSPGGSANASDEILFEMQQLKRKKPVVVSFGDYAASGGYYIAMGADKIFSEPNTLTGSIGVFGVVPYFKELAEKNGIRSDVVSTNANSNMISAINGLTPGTLNIMTRSVEATYQRFVHFVTLNRKKSFEQIDAIGGGRIWSGVRAKQIGLVDELGSLQDAINFAAKSANLKTYGVATYPAKVSKFEQIFSAETEEDFSTRMIKNKIGKENFKIFQHITDPDTKSAVMMESPFSIKIN; the protein is encoded by the coding sequence ATGAAAAGTTTTTTCAAATTAGTTTTAGCAAATTTAACTGCAATTTTCATTGTAACAGCAGGTTTGTTCCTGTTTTTTATTGGATTCATTATTCTATCATCATTATCTGGCGGTACAGATGTAAAATCAGATTCTGTTCTGACGCTTGATTTAAAAACAAAAATAATTGATAGTCCTTCTGAAGATCAGGAAGAAATTTTCGCATTCAAAACAGAAGAAACGCCGGTTTTGCTTTATAATGTTTTGAAAGCCATAGAAAATGCAAAAACTGATGATAAAATAAAAGGAATCAGTTTAGAAATGGATAACATCAATGCTGGGATGACTCAGTTAGACGATATCAGAAATGCACTGAAGGATTTCAAAAAAAGTGGCAAATTTGTTTATGCTTATGGAAACGCGGTTTCTCAAGGTGCTTACTATCTTGGTTCCGTTGCTGACAAATATTACTTGAATCCGGCAGGATTAATAGAATTAAAAGGTCTTTCTACAGAAGTGACTTTCTTTAAAAACTTTGCTGAAAAATATGGAATCGGAATTCAGGTAATTCGTCACGGGAAATTCAAGGCAGCAGTTGAACCATTTTTAAGAGATGAAATTTCTCCAGAAAACAAAGAACAATTATCAACATTATTGAATGATATTTGGTCTAATACTTCAACTAAAATTGCTAACTCTAGAAACATTCCTGTAGCTGAACTCAATACAATTACAGATAGTCTTTATAGTTATTTGCCGAATTTGAGTCTAAAATACAAATTAGCAGATCAACTCATTCAAAAATCTGAATACGATAACATCATCAAGAAAAAACTGAATATCAATACAGATAAGAAACTCAATAAAATTTCTTTTGCCAAATATTCTCAATCATTAGAATCTGATAGTAATGGTAAAAAAATTGCAATTCTTTATGCATCTGGAGCTATCTATAACGGAAAAGGTTATGACGGAATTTATTCTGAAAACTTCGTAAAAGAAATCAAGAAACTTCAGAAAGATGATGATGTAAAAGCGGTAGTTTTCAGAATCAATTCTCCTGGAGGAAGTGCTAATGCTTCTGACGAGATTCTTTTCGAAATGCAACAACTGAAAAGAAAAAAACCTGTTGTAGTTTCTTTTGGAGATTATGCAGCTTCCGGAGGTTACTATATTGCAATGGGCGCTGATAAAATTTTCTCTGAGCCTAATACTTTAACAGGCTCGATTGGAGTTTTTGGAGTGGTGCCTTATTTCAAAGAATTGGCTGAGAAAAACGGAATCAGAAGTGATGTCGTCTCTACCAATGCCAACTCTAATATGATTTCGGCCATCAATGGATTGACTCCCGGTACGTTGAATATAATGACAAGAAGTGTAGAAGCGACTTATCAGAGATTTGTCCATTTTGTAACATTGAATAGAAAAAAATCTTTTGAACAAATAGATGCTATTGGTGGAGGAAGAATTTGGTCTGGTGTTCGTGCGAAACAAATTGGCTTGGTAGATGAGCTGGGTTCTTTGCAAGATGCGATTAACTTTGCTGCAAAATCTGCCAATCTGAAAACTTATGGTGTTGCTACTTATCCGGCGAAAGTTTCAAAATTCGAGCAAATATTTTCTGCTGAGACTGAGGAAGATTTCTCTACAAGAATGATTAAAAACAAAATCGGGAAAGAGAACTTCAAGATTTTCCAGCACATCACAGATCCTGATACCAAATCTGCTGTAATGATGGAAAGCCCTTTCAGTATTAAGATTAACTAA
- a CDS encoding OmpA family protein, producing MKKKLLLFLFLPFLGLAQTNDGNTKPETQPFNNKSRLFKDWSISVGGGASFMTNSDLTSFYDGKINWGWNGYVSLDKQISHTFGLSLMYTRGQTKQKAYLNDAAGVASGNTKFDQIALLGDINFSNLMRRTDNKSPFRWALHGYAGIGFTGYKTFLQDNDRLSKWPLYIEQKMNIASFTYTGGVGLKYNISRLLDIELRALYLISGDEEFDGGGWSRTDTGYNEINDTYSDNAWLFNLGLSFKLGKHKDHLRWVDPLQGAYAKAAALEEQFKDFNVCEKGDQDNDGVCDDWDRQLDTPAGARVDGAGVALDTDLDGVIDLNDKCVTVPGPIQNNGCPIESTPQVLPTKEVAIDEINKYFNGIEFELNKDVIRPKSFSDLNNAADIIKTLGGDSKFIVVGATDSRGSIEYNKKLSQARANAVLNYLVNKGVSANVLTAEGRGKEDLKYTECDPATKCPEWKNEANRRVYFVAK from the coding sequence ATGAAGAAAAAACTATTACTCTTCTTATTTTTACCATTTTTAGGTCTGGCACAGACTAATGACGGTAACACTAAGCCCGAAACTCAACCATTTAACAACAAAAGCCGACTTTTTAAAGATTGGTCTATCTCTGTTGGTGGAGGAGCATCCTTTATGACAAATTCGGATCTTACATCATTTTATGATGGAAAAATTAATTGGGGGTGGAACGGTTATGTTAGTTTGGATAAACAAATTAGCCACACGTTCGGATTGTCCTTGATGTATACCAGAGGTCAGACAAAGCAAAAAGCTTATTTAAATGATGCAGCTGGAGTTGCAAGTGGTAATACAAAATTTGACCAAATTGCTTTGTTGGGAGACATCAACTTCTCAAACCTAATGAGAAGGACAGATAATAAGTCTCCATTCCGATGGGCTTTACATGGTTATGCCGGTATTGGTTTCACAGGATACAAAACCTTTTTGCAGGATAATGATAGGTTAAGCAAATGGCCTCTGTATATAGAGCAAAAAATGAATATCGCAAGTTTCACTTACACTGGTGGAGTAGGATTGAAATATAATATTTCAAGATTACTTGATATAGAATTAAGAGCTCTGTATCTGATCAGCGGAGATGAGGAATTTGACGGTGGCGGATGGTCAAGAACAGATACAGGATATAACGAAATTAATGATACTTATTCAGATAATGCATGGTTATTTAATTTAGGTTTATCATTTAAATTAGGTAAACACAAAGATCATTTACGTTGGGTGGATCCTTTACAGGGAGCATATGCAAAAGCTGCAGCTTTGGAAGAACAGTTTAAAGATTTCAATGTTTGTGAAAAAGGAGATCAGGACAATGATGGAGTTTGTGACGATTGGGACAGACAATTGGATACGCCGGCTGGAGCAAGAGTTGATGGTGCTGGTGTTGCTTTAGATACTGATCTGGATGGCGTTATAGACCTCAATGACAAATGTGTCACTGTTCCTGGACCAATCCAAAATAATGGATGTCCTATAGAAAGTACACCTCAAGTTTTACCTACTAAAGAAGTAGCTATTGATGAGATTAATAAATATTTCAATGGAATTGAATTTGAATTGAATAAAGATGTTATAAGACCTAAATCTTTCTCTGATCTTAATAATGCTGCTGATATTATAAAAACTTTAGGAGGTGATAGCAAGTTTATTGTAGTTGGAGCTACAGATAGTAGAGGTTCTATAGAATACAATAAAAAATTATCTCAGGCTAGAGCAAACGCAGTCTTGAATTACCTTGTAAATAAAGGTGTTTCTGCAAATGTACTTACTGCAGAAGGTAGAGGGAAAGAAGATTTGAAATATACAGAATGTGATCCGGCAACAAAATGCCCAGAATGGAAGAATGAAGCTAACAGAAGAGTATATTTCGTTGCAAAATAA